In Candidatus Sulfurimonas marisnigri, a single genomic region encodes these proteins:
- a CDS encoding bacteriohemerythrin — protein MMTQEQLPMVAIPSMNNTHLEEMLIINKLETAARDNDTGTVSKILEELLKHTVMHFVDEEDMMEKGLFPDFNTHKSEHDRHLHELKSLLKYFEKNKDTKAILVYIEGALTPWLIHHMETMDTVMATYIQAESSTKGSTT, from the coding sequence ATGATGACACAAGAACAACTACCTATGGTCGCAATACCAAGTATGAATAATACTCATCTAGAAGAGATGTTAATTATAAATAAACTCGAAACTGCTGCAAGGGATAATGACACAGGTACAGTGTCTAAAATATTAGAAGAGTTGCTGAAACATACAGTCATGCATTTTGTCGATGAAGAAGATATGATGGAAAAAGGACTGTTTCCTGATTTCAATACGCATAAAAGTGAGCATGACAGACACTTGCACGAACTCAAATCTTTATTAAAATATTTTGAAAAAAATAAAGACACAAAAGCCATACTTGTTTATATTGAAGGTGCTTTAACACCATGGCTAATTCACCATATGGAAACTATGGATACTGTAATGGCTACGTATATACAAGCAGAATCTTCTACTAAGGGAAGTACAACATGA
- a CDS encoding protein adenylyltransferase SelO: MILDNMILQTTYLSLDSEFYDLTDPTPLDEPYLISFNPEAAKLIDLDSNSCNDPDFVALLNGTFIPKGSRPFAMCYAGHQFGNYNPWLGDGRTINLGSVNGWNLQLKGSGETLYSRMADGRAVVRSSIREYLMSEGMHHLGIPSTRALGIIGSKTKVIRNSIEQAAIVMRMSTSWVRFGTFEYFYYRREYSKLEMLTEYVIVESYPHFKDDDDRFFKMFCEVVERTAKLIAQWQAIGFNHGVMNTDNMSIEGLTIDYGPFAMLDDFRYGYICNHTDRAGRYSYGEQPNISYWNLTMLSKALSPIISKERMQQKLDDFGAFIYPNAYVDIMRDKLGLSMKLDDDALLIEELVETLHNVFVDHTLFFRTLSRYNGDKTPLYDIVMEPVILDKWLKLYDDRLSQETRTQSQRQKEMLNSNPKYILKNYMLQKAITQAEGGDYSMVETLLYIAAHPYDELPEFEHFAGDTPEEYKNLGLSCSS; encoded by the coding sequence ATGATACTTGATAATATGATACTTCAAACTACCTACCTTTCATTGGATAGCGAATTTTATGATTTAACCGACCCTACGCCGCTTGATGAACCTTATCTAATCAGCTTTAATCCTGAGGCTGCAAAACTGATCGATCTTGATAGCAATAGTTGTAATGATCCTGATTTTGTTGCACTTCTCAATGGTACTTTTATACCTAAAGGTTCACGTCCTTTTGCCATGTGCTATGCTGGACATCAGTTTGGTAATTATAACCCATGGCTAGGAGATGGAAGAACTATCAACTTGGGAAGCGTTAATGGCTGGAACTTACAGCTCAAAGGTAGCGGTGAAACACTCTATTCTCGTATGGCAGACGGAAGGGCAGTTGTACGCTCATCTATACGTGAGTATCTGATGAGCGAAGGGATGCACCATCTGGGCATTCCTTCGACCAGAGCTCTTGGTATCATCGGATCAAAGACTAAAGTCATTCGTAATAGCATAGAGCAAGCGGCTATCGTCATGCGTATGTCGACTAGCTGGGTGCGTTTTGGTACCTTTGAGTACTTTTACTATAGGCGTGAGTATAGTAAGCTTGAGATGCTTACTGAGTACGTCATTGTTGAATCGTACCCACACTTCAAAGATGATGACGACCGCTTTTTCAAAATGTTTTGCGAAGTTGTTGAGCGTACTGCAAAATTGATTGCACAATGGCAAGCGATAGGGTTTAATCACGGCGTCATGAACACCGATAATATGTCAATAGAAGGTCTTACTATTGACTATGGCCCTTTTGCTATGCTTGATGATTTCAGGTATGGTTATATTTGCAATCATACTGACCGTGCCGGACGCTATAGTTACGGAGAACAGCCTAATATTTCCTACTGGAATCTTACTATGCTTTCAAAAGCACTTTCTCCAATCATTTCAAAAGAGAGGATGCAGCAAAAACTCGATGACTTCGGTGCCTTTATTTATCCAAATGCATATGTTGATATCATGCGTGACAAACTTGGACTCTCTATGAAGCTAGATGATGACGCCTTACTGATTGAAGAACTTGTGGAAACACTGCATAACGTCTTCGTTGATCACACTCTTTTCTTCCGAACACTTAGTCGCTATAACGGTGATAAAACACCACTGTATGATATTGTTATGGAGCCTGTGATACTGGACAAATGGCTTAAGCTATATGATGATCGTCTATCACAGGAAACACGTACTCAATCCCAACGTCAAAAAGAGATGCTAAATAGTAATCCAAAGTACATTTTGAAAAACTATATGCTTCAAAAAGCTATAACACAGGCTGAGGGTGGTGACTATTCAATGGTGGAAACGCTGTTATATATTGCAGCACATCCGTATGATGAACTACCAGAATTTGAGCATTTCGCAGGAGATACACCCGAAGAGTACAAAAACCTTGGACTTTCCTGCTCGTCATGA